A section of the Anabaena cylindrica PCC 7122 genome encodes:
- a CDS encoding alkene reductase, with translation MPMLEKPGLFTPVRLGSLDLPNRIIMSPMTRLRATTDCVPTPLMVEYYTQRASAGLIISEGTHPSPMGRGYTTCPGLHNEEQVRGWRKVTDAVHAAGGRIFVQLMHAGRVSHSSLLPNHARPIAPSAVPVVSEEVHVWDSKVPFETPRPLELDEIPEIVEEYRSSAELSIEAGFDGVELHAATGYLPNQFQVSSSNQRTDAYGGTLENRTRFTLEVVNALCSVRGAGRIGVKIAPGFTVNDTFDDDPAATYTYVAKALNPLGLAYLHVGYDRGYARGTAPNFNPIDLLRPVYQGTLLAVGGFDRQRGDEAITSGRADAIVFGRLFISNPDLVARLRLNASLSEADVRAFYGGSEHGYTDYQTLSPLN, from the coding sequence ATGCCAATGCTAGAAAAACCAGGACTGTTCACGCCAGTTAGACTAGGTTCGCTTGACCTTCCCAACCGCATCATCATGTCTCCAATGACACGTCTGAGGGCTACCACTGACTGTGTACCAACCCCCCTAATGGTCGAATACTACACCCAGCGAGCTTCGGCGGGACTCATCATTAGTGAAGGAACACATCCTTCTCCGATGGGACGGGGTTACACAACCTGTCCTGGGCTGCACAACGAGGAGCAGGTTAGAGGCTGGCGGAAAGTAACAGATGCAGTTCATGCTGCTGGAGGTCGGATATTTGTGCAACTGATGCACGCAGGACGGGTGTCGCACTCCTCCCTATTACCTAATCATGCCCGACCGATCGCACCTTCGGCTGTCCCAGTGGTGTCCGAAGAAGTTCACGTTTGGGACAGCAAAGTCCCTTTCGAGACACCCCGTCCGTTAGAGTTGGACGAAATACCTGAAATAGTAGAGGAGTACCGCTCCTCAGCGGAACTCTCTATAGAAGCAGGTTTCGATGGTGTAGAACTTCATGCAGCAACTGGATACCTACCCAACCAGTTCCAAGTCAGCAGTTCCAATCAACGCACGGATGCCTATGGTGGCACATTGGAGAATCGAACCCGCTTCACGCTCGAAGTAGTCAATGCTCTCTGTAGCGTCCGGGGCGCGGGGCGGATAGGGGTCAAGATCGCCCCCGGCTTCACAGTCAACGACACATTCGATGACGATCCTGCCGCAACTTATACTTATGTCGCCAAAGCACTCAATCCACTGGGTTTGGCATACTTGCACGTCGGGTATGACCGAGGTTACGCCAGAGGGACTGCACCGAACTTCAACCCCATTGATCTCCTACGTCCCGTTTACCAAGGAACACTGCTGGCAGTGGGTGGGTTTGATCGACAACGAGGTGATGAAGCAATTACAAGCGGGCGGGCTGATGCCATAGTTTTCGGGCGACTGTTCATCTCTAATCCTGACTTAGTGGCTCGGCTACGGCTCAATGCCTCCCTGAGCGAAGCTGATGTGAGGGCGTTCTATGGTGGTAGTGAACATGGCTACACAGACTATCAAACCCTGTCGCCACTCAATTGA
- a CDS encoding 4-hydroxy-3-methylbut-2-enyl diphosphate reductase: MDTKAFKRSLQHSENYNRKGFGHKAEVATQLQSEYQSNLIQQIRDRNYTLQRGNVTIRLAQAFGFCWGVERAVAMAYETRQHFPTERIWITNEIIHNPSVNQRMQDMEVKFIPVEANKKDFSIVDTGDVVILPAFGASIQEMQILNDKGCQIVDTTCPWVSKVWNTVEKHKKGEYTSIIHGKYKHEETVATSSFAGKYLIVLNLQEAEYVTDYILNGGNREEFLAKFAKACSAGFDPDKDLERVGIANQTTMLKDDTEKIGKMFERTMMQKYSPTELNQHFQNFNTICDATQERQDAMLELVEQNLDLMVVIGGFNSSNTTQLQQIAFDRTIPSYHIDCVERIQSTNAIEHRQLTGDLVITENWLPAGEIVVGITSGASTPDKVVEDIIEKIFALKATA, from the coding sequence ATGGATACGAAAGCATTTAAACGCAGCCTCCAACATTCAGAAAACTACAACCGTAAAGGGTTTGGACATAAAGCAGAAGTCGCTACCCAGTTGCAGTCTGAGTATCAGAGTAACTTAATTCAACAAATACGCGATCGCAATTACACCCTCCAAAGAGGCAATGTTACCATCCGACTAGCACAAGCGTTTGGTTTTTGCTGGGGTGTAGAACGTGCAGTAGCCATGGCCTACGAAACCCGTCAGCACTTCCCCACAGAACGCATCTGGATTACCAACGAAATTATTCACAATCCCTCTGTGAATCAACGAATGCAAGACATGGAAGTCAAATTTATTCCTGTAGAAGCGAATAAAAAAGACTTCTCTATTGTTGATACCGGAGATGTAGTCATCCTACCTGCCTTTGGTGCCAGCATCCAAGAAATGCAGATTTTAAATGATAAAGGCTGCCAAATTGTTGATACAACTTGTCCTTGGGTTTCTAAAGTCTGGAACACAGTTGAAAAACACAAAAAAGGCGAATACACCTCCATAATTCACGGTAAATATAAACACGAAGAAACCGTCGCCACCAGTTCCTTTGCAGGTAAATATTTGATTGTCTTAAATTTACAAGAAGCAGAATATGTAACAGACTACATCCTCAATGGTGGCAACCGTGAAGAATTTTTAGCGAAGTTTGCTAAAGCTTGTTCCGCTGGATTTGACCCTGACAAAGATTTAGAACGAGTAGGTATCGCTAACCAAACAACCATGCTCAAAGATGACACCGAGAAAATTGGTAAAATGTTTGAGCGAACTATGATGCAAAAATATAGTCCCACAGAATTAAATCAGCATTTCCAAAACTTCAATACCATCTGTGATGCTACTCAAGAACGTCAAGATGCTATGTTAGAATTAGTAGAACAAAATCTAGATTTAATGGTAGTAATAGGTGGTTTTAATTCATCAAATACTACCCAACTACAACAAATAGCATTTGACCGTACTATTCCTTCTTATCACATAGATTGTGTTGAGCGTATTCAATCTACTAATGCCATTGAACACAGGCAACTAACAGGAGATTTGGTAATTACCGAAAACTGGTTACCAGCAGGAGAAATTGTTGTAGGCATCACCTCCGGTGCTTCTACCCCCGATAAAGTAGTAGAAGATATCATTGAGAAAATTTTTGCATTAAAAGCAACTGCATAA
- a CDS encoding SGNH/GDSL hydrolase family protein, whose product MSTPTKTFPIWGFFLLVTNGILMLAVILLIWRQQKLTTAFATTTPPEQVNLVPQTQSLAPDLGPRHKLSYRQWVDVLKQEAEASAEQQPQKLTVLVGDSLSLWFPPDLLPEDRNWLNQGISGETSDGLLKRLDLFDRTQPEIIFVMIGINDLIRGVSDEEILANQRQIIRYLRRKHPQAKIVAQSILPHGGEEATWEGREKLLAIPNSRIRNLNDELQGIATQQGIRYLNLHPLFTDKQGNLRREFTTDGLHLNPQGYIIWRTALQIYSNRELAAQFQERQNKPSLDRI is encoded by the coding sequence GTGTCCACTCCAACCAAAACATTTCCAATCTGGGGATTTTTCTTGCTTGTCACCAACGGTATCCTGATGTTAGCCGTCATCCTGCTGATTTGGCGACAGCAGAAACTGACTACCGCATTTGCCACCACAACTCCCCCAGAACAAGTTAACCTCGTCCCACAAACCCAATCTTTAGCACCAGATTTAGGCCCTCGCCATAAACTTAGTTACCGACAATGGGTAGACGTCCTCAAACAAGAAGCCGAAGCATCAGCAGAACAACAACCCCAGAAATTAACTGTCCTCGTCGGAGATTCTCTGAGTTTGTGGTTTCCACCTGATTTATTACCCGAAGACAGAAATTGGCTGAATCAGGGAATATCTGGGGAAACTAGCGATGGATTATTGAAAAGATTAGATTTATTTGACCGTACCCAGCCAGAAATAATTTTTGTGATGATTGGGATTAATGATCTCATTCGTGGGGTCAGTGATGAAGAAATTTTAGCCAATCAACGCCAAATTATCCGTTATTTACGTAGAAAGCACCCCCAAGCAAAAATTGTAGCGCAATCAATTTTACCTCACGGGGGAGAGGAAGCAACTTGGGAAGGACGGGAGAAACTGCTGGCTATTCCCAATAGTCGCATTCGCAATTTGAATGATGAACTACAAGGGATAGCCACTCAACAAGGTATCAGATACCTCAACTTACATCCCCTGTTTACCGACAAACAAGGTAATCTCCGCCGAGAATTTACTACCGATGGTTTACATCTCAATCCTCAAGGCTACATAATTTGGCGGACTGCATTGCAGATTTATAGCAACAGAGAATTAGCAGCCCAGTTTCAGGAAAGGCAAAACAAACCAAGTCTAGATCGGATTTAA
- a CDS encoding ammonium transporter: protein MGNALAQAATPPPDTGDTAFMLISSALVLLMTPGLAFFYGGFVRSRNILNTLMMSFVLMAIVGVTWILWGYSLSFAPGLPFIGGLQWLGLNGVGLETTDYLVGSAPEDVVSYAGTIPHQAFMIYQAMFAIITPALISGAIAERMSFRAYCLFVLLWSTFIYTPLAHMVWAKGGFLGLYGGIGALDFAGGTVVHISSGVSALVAAIVLGPRKNHPDRLSPPHNVPFILLGAGLLWFGWFGFNAGSALSAGSVATVAFVATNTSAAAGALMWLILEARLRGKPTAVGAATGAVAGLVGITPAAGFVTPLAAIFIGFITAVVCFYAVSFKHKLNVDDALDTYPVHGVGGTLGAILTAIFATTEVNSGGKDGVLRGNFGELFIELAAIAIAYIIAAAGTWLILKFIDATIGLRVKEETENQGLDINEHGEEGYNSEFGDRINVS, encoded by the coding sequence ATGGGTAATGCTTTGGCCCAAGCAGCAACTCCACCACCTGATACTGGAGATACGGCATTTATGCTGATTTCCTCAGCGTTGGTATTGTTGATGACACCAGGGTTAGCTTTTTTTTATGGTGGATTTGTGCGATCGCGCAATATCCTCAACACCTTAATGATGAGTTTCGTGTTGATGGCGATTGTGGGAGTCACCTGGATTCTGTGGGGTTATAGTCTATCTTTTGCCCCTGGTTTACCCTTCATCGGTGGCTTACAGTGGTTAGGGTTGAATGGTGTCGGTTTAGAAACAACCGATTATCTGGTAGGTTCAGCCCCTGAAGATGTTGTTTCCTATGCAGGGACAATTCCGCACCAAGCATTCATGATCTACCAAGCCATGTTTGCAATTATCACCCCAGCTTTAATTTCTGGTGCGATCGCCGAACGGATGAGTTTCCGCGCTTATTGCCTATTTGTGCTGCTGTGGTCAACCTTTATCTACACACCCTTAGCGCACATGGTTTGGGCAAAAGGTGGATTTTTGGGTTTATACGGTGGTATAGGCGCTCTTGACTTTGCTGGAGGTACAGTAGTACATATTAGTTCTGGGGTTTCTGCCCTGGTAGCAGCGATCGTCCTTGGTCCCCGGAAAAACCATCCAGATCGCCTCAGTCCTCCCCACAATGTACCCTTCATATTGCTAGGTGCAGGTTTACTCTGGTTCGGCTGGTTCGGTTTTAATGCTGGTAGCGCCTTATCTGCTGGCAGCGTTGCTACAGTAGCATTCGTAGCTACTAATACCTCAGCCGCCGCAGGTGCTTTAATGTGGCTAATTCTAGAAGCACGTTTACGGGGCAAACCTACTGCCGTCGGTGCGGCTACAGGTGCAGTAGCTGGTTTGGTAGGTATCACCCCAGCAGCAGGATTTGTCACTCCCTTAGCGGCGATTTTCATTGGTTTTATCACCGCAGTTGTTTGCTTCTATGCTGTGAGTTTCAAGCACAAGCTTAATGTTGATGATGCCTTAGATACCTATCCAGTACATGGTGTAGGAGGAACATTAGGGGCAATTTTAACCGCCATATTTGCCACTACAGAAGTCAACTCAGGTGGGAAAGATGGGGTATTGCGTGGTAATTTCGGGGAATTATTCATAGAACTAGCCGCGATCGCAATAGCTTATATCATTGCCGCTGCTGGTACATGGCTGATCCTCAAATTTATTGATGCCACAATCGGACTACGGGTGAAAGAGGAAACCGAAAACCAAGGTTTGGATATCAACGAACACGGAGAAGAAGGTTATAACTCCGAATTTGGCGATCGCATTAACGTTTCCTAA
- a CDS encoding CHASE2 domain-containing serine/threonine-protein kinase: MINGILARFRAVFVTDQVSRPVFTSYNWLSIILLTSVGVTVSVWGMRGLKWLQAGELSIYDQMLRDTSQSQKSPLPEPLERRILLVTITQEDLTREKWPLSDQTINKLLEKLESYQPRVIGLNIYRNEQTNLGTDLQKQDNIIGTCLLSNLGRSEIPPPPHFPIENIGFDDVVTDNFNDQVIRRSLLFTESTNTDYKCQTQFSFPALLAIKYLEKEGITYNFNKNKELQIGKTLFPRLDQNAGSYQHTDADGYQILLNYRHPNNLVQQVTLTQVLANQINPNWVKDRLVIIGTTAASVHPGYYTPYSGLPDQPARMPRVFIHAQVASQILSTVLDGRPLIYYWTDWAEFLWIWVCALVGAVLAWQWRHPLLLLLVASFILFSLLGIAAGLYLQGIWIPLFAPSLAVVISSITMMLYTSYRTQQENQAILLQVEKQQEAIAQLSLLFDQDTAFPSQFNYLTISDISIPRNEAALLAGRYKISRSLGSGGFGRTYLAADTQRQGNPICVVKQLMPARQDTRFLQVARRLFNTEAEILAVLGKHPQIPELFAYFEDNQEFYLVQEYISGQTLSEELIPEKGVKSEVFVVDMLKEILEILVFIHQYHVIHRDIKPTNIMRCAENNKLVLIDFGAVKLIQPRISGETELATIAIGTRGYSPPEQFAGHPRLSSDIYALGMIAIQAITGISPQELQPNPETGNIMWQHTTTVSTELAAILEKMVCYHFSDRYQSASAVLQDLKSFVIRNS; this comes from the coding sequence GTGATTAATGGAATTTTAGCAAGGTTTCGTGCAGTTTTCGTCACAGATCAGGTTTCACGTCCAGTTTTTACTTCCTATAATTGGCTATCAATTATTCTCCTGACTAGCGTGGGAGTGACGGTTTCAGTTTGGGGAATGCGGGGGCTGAAATGGTTACAAGCTGGGGAGTTAAGCATTTATGATCAGATGCTGCGAGATACTTCACAATCGCAAAAATCTCCTCTTCCAGAACCACTTGAGAGGCGAATTTTATTAGTTACAATTACGCAAGAAGATCTGACACGAGAAAAATGGCCTTTGTCAGATCAAACTATCAACAAATTATTAGAAAAGTTAGAATCTTATCAACCCCGTGTAATTGGATTAAATATTTACCGCAACGAACAAACAAATTTAGGCACTGATCTCCAAAAGCAAGATAACATTATTGGTACTTGTTTATTAAGTAATCTTGGTAGATCGGAAATACCACCACCACCTCACTTTCCTATTGAAAATATTGGCTTTGACGATGTAGTCACTGACAACTTTAACGACCAAGTTATTCGACGCAGTTTATTATTTACTGAATCTACAAATACAGATTATAAATGTCAAACGCAGTTTTCTTTTCCGGCTCTATTAGCGATTAAATACCTGGAAAAAGAAGGAATTACATATAATTTTAATAAAAATAAAGAACTGCAAATAGGTAAAACTTTATTTCCGCGTTTAGATCAAAATGCCGGCAGTTATCAGCATACAGATGCAGATGGCTATCAAATTTTATTGAATTATCGTCATCCAAATAATCTTGTTCAACAAGTTACTCTCACACAAGTTCTTGCAAATCAAATCAACCCTAATTGGGTAAAAGATCGTTTGGTAATTATTGGGACTACTGCTGCTAGTGTGCATCCTGGTTACTATACGCCTTATAGCGGTTTACCAGACCAACCCGCGAGAATGCCTCGTGTTTTTATTCATGCTCAAGTAGCTAGTCAAATTCTCAGTACAGTTTTAGATGGAAGACCTCTAATTTATTATTGGACTGATTGGGCTGAATTTTTGTGGATTTGGGTTTGTGCCTTGGTGGGTGCTGTTTTGGCATGGCAATGGCGACATCCTTTGTTGTTATTATTAGTAGCAAGTTTTATTCTTTTCAGTTTGTTGGGAATTGCTGCTGGTCTTTATCTGCAAGGAATATGGATACCATTATTTGCACCTTCCTTAGCGGTGGTTATAAGTAGTATTACTATGATGCTTTACACGAGTTACCGAACTCAGCAGGAAAATCAGGCGATTTTGTTGCAAGTAGAAAAACAACAAGAAGCGATCGCACAATTAAGCTTATTATTTGATCAAGATACAGCATTCCCATCCCAGTTTAATTACCTGACTATCTCGGATATATCCATACCTAGAAACGAAGCTGCACTTTTGGCTGGACGCTACAAAATCTCTAGATCTCTCGGTTCTGGTGGTTTCGGTCGCACTTATTTAGCAGCAGATACCCAACGACAGGGTAATCCTATTTGTGTGGTTAAGCAGTTAATGCCTGCCCGTCAGGATACCAGATTTTTACAGGTTGCCCGGAGATTATTTAATACTGAAGCTGAAATTTTAGCTGTTTTGGGTAAACATCCTCAGATTCCTGAATTATTTGCTTATTTTGAAGATAATCAAGAGTTTTATTTGGTGCAAGAATATATTTCCGGTCAAACTTTGAGTGAAGAATTAATACCCGAAAAAGGTGTTAAAAGTGAAGTTTTTGTGGTTGATATGCTCAAAGAAATTTTAGAAATTTTAGTATTTATACATCAATATCATGTCATTCATCGGGATATTAAACCAACAAATATTATGAGATGTGCTGAAAATAATAAACTGGTGTTGATAGATTTTGGTGCGGTTAAATTAATCCAACCCAGAATAAGTGGAGAAACGGAATTAGCCACAATAGCTATTGGGACAAGAGGCTATTCACCACCAGAACAATTTGCAGGTCATCCCCGCTTATCTAGTGATATTTACGCTTTGGGTATGATTGCTATTCAAGCTATCACTGGCATTTCACCGCAGGAATTACAACCAAATCCAGAGACTGGTAACATCATGTGGCAACACACAACTACCGTCAGCACTGAGTTAGCGGCAATTTTAGAGAAGATGGTTTGCTACCATTTTAGCGATCGCTATCAATCAGCTAGTGCTGTTCTTCAAGATTTAAAATCATTCGTAATTCGTAATTCGTAA
- a CDS encoding DUF2254 family protein → MKQVFILGKNRTEQQDIEFPILQLVEIALRAISPSVNDPFTAIYSIDRLCAGLCQLVQREIPSAYRYDEDHKLRVIAKPVTFEEVINDAFDQIRQNSRSEKAVTMHLLEAIAIIANFTQNPQYHAVLRHHADMIERGSLETLPELKDRQDVQEVYHQVIQDLSKNL, encoded by the coding sequence ATTAAACAGGTTTTTATTCTAGGGAAAAACCGGACTGAACAACAAGATATAGAATTTCCCATTTTGCAATTAGTTGAAATTGCTTTGCGTGCTATTTCTCCATCTGTGAACGATCCATTTACAGCCATTTATTCTATTGATAGACTTTGTGCGGGACTGTGCCAGTTAGTGCAGAGAGAAATTCCCTCAGCTTACCGCTACGATGAGGATCATAAATTGCGAGTCATTGCCAAACCTGTAACTTTTGAGGAGGTGATTAATGATGCTTTTGACCAAATTCGTCAAAATTCCCGTTCTGAAAAAGCGGTGACGATGCATTTACTAGAAGCGATCGCTATTATTGCCAATTTTACCCAAAATCCCCAATACCATGCAGTTCTGCGTCATCATGCTGATATGATTGAGCGTGGCAGCCTAGAAACCTTGCCAGAACTAAAAGATCGTCAAGACGTGCAGGAAGTTTACCATCAGGTGATACAGGATTTAAGCAAAAATTTGTGA
- a CDS encoding FAD-dependent oxidoreductase, with amino-acid sequence MSLTEEILSPLPGDVLGGLRRTDRILTSLRADNATIPNVVKENQQPLDSVDWDVIICGGTLGILIGCTLAVRGVRVALLERGFLRGREQEWNISRKELEVFRELDLLTEVELERAIATQYNPARVSFQGGTEVWVEDVLNIGVDPVYLLETLKTRFLAAGGQLFENTPFTAAVVHPNGITVNNKFTARLLLDAMGNLSPICQQARQGKKPDALCLVVGSCAEGFPENDAGDLLLSFTALQNQCQYFWEAFPAKDGRTTYLFTYMDANPQRLNLETLFDEYLRLLPEYQGVEISQLNFKRALFGFFPSYRQSPLKTPWHRILPVGDSSGNQSPLSFGGFGAMVRHLQRLTYGIDEALKTDQLSALSLSLLQPYQPSLSVTWLFQKAMSVGINQKIAPNQINQLLAAVFQEMQQLGTPVLKPFLQDIVQYGALTQTLLKTGLSHPVLVAKIIPQVGLYSLLDWMLHYINLGVYTGLFSINPLLESLVNMLPEKQQYYWHRLVDAWKFGSGGDYSE; translated from the coding sequence ATGTCTTTAACTGAAGAGATTCTTTCCCCACTACCTGGTGATGTTTTAGGTGGTTTACGTCGTACTGACCGCATATTAACATCCCTAAGAGCAGACAATGCAACTATCCCAAATGTAGTTAAAGAAAACCAGCAGCCTTTAGACTCTGTAGACTGGGATGTAATTATTTGCGGTGGTACTTTGGGAATTTTGATTGGTTGCACTTTAGCAGTGCGGGGTGTGCGTGTAGCATTGCTAGAAAGAGGTTTTTTGCGAGGGAGGGAACAGGAATGGAATATTTCCCGCAAAGAGTTGGAAGTGTTTCGAGAATTGGACTTGCTGACAGAGGTGGAATTAGAAAGAGCGATCGCAACTCAATATAACCCAGCACGAGTTAGCTTTCAAGGTGGCACAGAGGTTTGGGTAGAAGATGTCCTCAACATCGGTGTAGATCCTGTTTATTTATTAGAAACCTTAAAAACCCGCTTTCTCGCTGCCGGAGGTCAGTTATTTGAAAATACACCCTTCACCGCAGCGGTAGTTCACCCCAACGGAATAACTGTAAACAATAAATTCACAGCCAGATTATTACTTGACGCAATGGGAAATCTTTCACCAATATGTCAACAAGCGCGTCAAGGGAAAAAACCAGATGCACTATGTTTAGTTGTGGGAAGTTGTGCTGAAGGATTTCCGGAAAATGATGCAGGTGATTTGTTGTTATCTTTCACGGCTTTGCAAAATCAATGCCAATACTTTTGGGAAGCATTTCCCGCTAAAGATGGGAGAACAACCTATTTATTTACCTATATGGATGCAAATCCCCAACGTTTGAATTTAGAAACTTTGTTTGATGAATATCTCCGTCTTTTACCAGAATATCAAGGTGTAGAAATTAGTCAACTCAACTTTAAAAGAGCGTTGTTTGGTTTTTTTCCTAGTTATCGTCAAAGTCCTCTCAAAACTCCTTGGCATCGCATTTTACCAGTGGGAGATAGTAGCGGAAATCAATCACCTTTAAGTTTTGGTGGTTTTGGCGCTATGGTGCGGCATTTACAAAGATTAACTTATGGTATTGATGAAGCACTAAAAACTGATCAATTATCTGCCCTATCTTTATCACTTCTGCAACCATATCAACCTAGTTTGAGTGTCACTTGGTTGTTTCAAAAAGCAATGAGTGTGGGTATAAATCAAAAAATTGCCCCCAATCAAATTAATCAATTACTCGCTGCCGTTTTTCAAGAAATGCAACAGCTAGGTACACCCGTTTTAAAACCATTTTTACAAGATATAGTCCAGTATGGGGCATTAACACAAACTTTATTAAAAACTGGTTTATCCCATCCTGTATTAGTTGCTAAAATAATTCCGCAAGTTGGCTTATATAGTTTACTAGATTGGATGTTACATTATATTAATTTAGGTGTGTATACTGGCTTGTTTTCTATAAATCCCCTCTTAGAATCATTAGTTAATATGTTGCCAGAAAAACAACAATATTATTGGCATCGTTTGGTTGATGCTTGGAAATTTGGTTCCGGTGGTGATTATTCTGAATAA
- a CDS encoding putative 2-dehydropantoate 2-reductase yields MGKRTYAIIGTGALGGFYGAKLQKAGNNVHFLLKSDYLQVKQHGLLIESKDGDFILPQVNAYNDAEKMPRCDVVVVALKTTQNHLLPQILPSVVKHDGVVLVLQNGIGIEAEISQIVSNTYILGGLCFLCSNKVSPGHIHHLDYGQIALGEYASNYLPTGITDRMREIAGDFQNAGISIELAEDLLLGRWKKLVWNIPYNGLSVILNATTDELMADIHTCQLVKQLMFEVAAGAKSTGRIIPDSFIQTMLDYTVKMTPYRTSMKIDFDECRPLEVEAIFGNSLNKAESAGVNLPQIRCLYQQLQFLNARIQNSVLT; encoded by the coding sequence ATGGGTAAACGCACATACGCAATTATCGGGACTGGTGCATTAGGCGGTTTTTATGGCGCTAAACTACAAAAAGCTGGCAATAATGTCCACTTTTTACTCAAAAGTGATTATCTACAAGTCAAGCAACATGGTTTATTGATTGAATCTAAAGACGGCGATTTTATCCTCCCCCAAGTCAACGCCTACAACGACGCAGAGAAAATGCCTCGGTGTGATGTGGTGGTAGTAGCGCTAAAAACTACCCAAAACCACTTGCTACCGCAAATATTACCATCTGTCGTCAAACATGATGGGGTAGTCTTAGTATTACAAAATGGAATTGGCATAGAAGCAGAAATTTCCCAAATTGTCAGCAACACTTATATTTTAGGTGGTTTATGTTTTCTTTGTTCCAACAAAGTAAGTCCTGGACATATTCATCATTTAGACTATGGACAAATCGCCCTTGGTGAATATGCTTCTAACTATCTCCCCACTGGAATTACAGACAGAATGAGGGAAATTGCAGGAGACTTTCAAAATGCGGGGATATCAATAGAACTAGCAGAAGATTTACTATTAGGACGTTGGAAAAAATTGGTCTGGAATATTCCTTACAACGGATTATCTGTGATTCTCAATGCTACAACTGATGAATTAATGGCAGATATTCACACCTGTCAGTTAGTTAAACAATTAATGTTTGAAGTAGCCGCAGGTGCAAAAAGTACAGGAAGAATTATTCCCGATAGTTTTATTCAAACAATGCTTGATTATACAGTAAAAATGACACCATACCGCACCAGCATGAAAATTGATTTTGATGAATGTCGTCCTTTGGAAGTAGAAGCAATTTTTGGCAACTCATTAAATAAAGCAGAATCAGCAGGTGTAAATTTACCGCAGATTCGTTGTTTATATCAACAGTTGCAGTTCTTAAATGCCAGAATACAAAATTCTGTCTTAACTTAA
- a CDS encoding fasciclin domain-containing protein, with product MADIVDIAVGNDSFQTLVAAVQAAGLVETLKSPGPFTVFAPTDEAFAKLPPGTITTLLQNIPQLARILTYHVVPGKLTQADLSKLGTVISVEGSPIKINCEDGFEVKNAQVLAADIDADNGVIHVIDTVILMG from the coding sequence ATGGCTGATATTGTTGATATTGCAGTTGGTAATGATTCGTTTCAAACTTTGGTAGCAGCTGTGCAAGCGGCTGGTTTAGTGGAAACGTTGAAAAGTCCCGGGCCATTCACAGTTTTTGCACCAACTGATGAGGCGTTTGCTAAGTTACCCCCAGGTACAATTACAACTTTATTACAAAATATTCCCCAGTTAGCACGAATTTTAACATATCATGTTGTTCCCGGAAAACTGACTCAAGCTGATTTAAGTAAACTGGGTACGGTGATTTCTGTGGAAGGTTCCCCTATAAAAATTAATTGTGAAGATGGTTTTGAAGTGAAAAATGCCCAGGTTTTAGCAGCAGATATTGATGCAGATAATGGTGTAATTCATGTTATTGATACTGTGATTTTAATGGGTTAA